TTGTCCGGGCTGTTGGACGTCAACTGGATCTGGCTGCGCTATGGCGCACAGGCCCAGCAAGACGTGCAACACAGCCCGCCGCAAGCGCTGCCCATGACCGAGATGCGCCGCAAGCACACCGCCCAGATCATGGAGAGCGAGGCGCGCATGAAGCTCGCCCAGGAAAACGCACGCATCGTGACCTGGGAGTGGAACCTGCTGACCGACGAGGTCACCTATTCAAGCAACGTGCAGGCCGTCTACGGCTGGCCCGTCAAGCACAACGAAGACTTCTGGAGCCATATTCCACCCGACGAAGTGCCGGCCTTGCAGGCGGTGTTCGAGCGCTCCATCAGCAGCGGGCAACCCTGTGACACCGACTTTCGCATGCTGACCCCAGAAGGCGAGGTGCGCTGGATCTCATCGCGGGCCACGCCGTTGCTGGACGACGCCGGTCGCGCCCTTAAAATGATCGGCATCAGCATGGACACCACGGCTCGCAAGGTCGCCGAAGACGCTGTGCGCCACAGTGAAGACCGGCTGCGCATGGTGTTTGAGCTGGCGGACGAAGCCATGGCGTTTATCGATGTTGATGGACGTTGGCTGACGGTGAACCCGGCGTTCACGCAGTTGAGCGGGTACGCGATTGACGACCTGATCGGGTCCAACGTGAGCACACTGCTGCAACCTGGCGCGCCGCTATTGGCGTCTATCGTGGCATCGCCGTTGAAGGTGCACGAGCAAGTGGGCCAGTTGCGTCACAAAACCGCTGCGCCCGTGCCGGTCCGCCTCAAGGCCCGGCTGCACCTTGAGC
The Pseudomonas poae DNA segment above includes these coding regions:
- a CDS encoding PAS domain S-box protein: MTEMRRKHTAQIMESEARMKLAQENARIVTWEWNLLTDEVTYSSNVQAVYGWPVKHNEDFWSHIPPDEVPALQAVFERSISSGQPCDTDFRMLTPEGEVRWISSRATPLLDDAGRALKMIGISMDTTARKVAEDAVRHSEDRLRMVFELADEAMAFIDVDGRWLTVNPAFTQLSGYAIDDLIGSNVSTLLQPGAPLLASIVASPLKVHEQVGQLRHKTAAPVPVRLKARLHLEQIVMVLAAV